Proteins co-encoded in one Stutzerimonas stutzeri genomic window:
- the pilG gene encoding twitching motility response regulator PilG, giving the protein MEQHSEGLKVMVIDDSKTIRRTAETLLKKVGCDVITAVDGFDALAKIADSHPRIIFVDIMMPRLDGYQTCALIKNNSSFKSTPVIMLSSKDGLFDKAKGRIVGSDQYLTKPFSKEELLGAIKAHVPDFAPVEQVS; this is encoded by the coding sequence ATGGAACAGCACTCCGAGGGCTTGAAGGTCATGGTGATCGACGATTCGAAGACGATTCGTCGCACGGCCGAAACGCTACTGAAAAAAGTAGGTTGTGATGTCATCACGGCGGTGGATGGCTTCGATGCGCTCGCCAAGATTGCCGATAGTCACCCGCGCATCATTTTCGTCGATATCATGATGCCCCGGCTGGATGGTTATCAGACCTGCGCGTTGATCAAGAACAACAGCTCGTTCAAATCCACTCCGGTCATCATGCTGTCTTCCAAGGATGGCCTGTTCGACAAGGCCAAGGGGCGAATCGTGGGGTCTGATCAGTACCTCACCAAGCCTTTCAGCAAAGAAGAGTTGCTCGGTGCTATCAAGGCCCATGTGCCTGATTTCGCACCGGTAGAGCAAGTATCCTGA
- the pilH gene encoding twitching motility response regulator PilH produces the protein MARVLIVDDSPTEMYKLTAMLEKHGHVVLKAENGADGVALARQEKPDAVLMDIVMPGLNGFQATRQLTKDAETSHIPVIIVTTKDQETDKVWGKRQGAKDYLTKPVDEATLLKTLNAVLAG, from the coding sequence ATGGCTCGCGTTCTGATTGTTGATGACTCGCCGACCGAAATGTACAAGCTGACTGCCATGCTCGAAAAGCATGGCCATGTCGTTCTGAAAGCGGAAAACGGTGCCGACGGCGTAGCGCTTGCTCGGCAGGAAAAACCGGATGCCGTCTTGATGGATATCGTCATGCCCGGCCTGAATGGCTTTCAGGCCACTCGTCAGCTGACCAAAGATGCTGAAACCAGTCACATTCCGGTAATCATTGTGACCACCAAGGACCAGGAAACCGATAAGGTCTGGGGCAAGCGCCAGGGCGCCAAGGATTACCTGACCAAGCCGGTCGATGAAGCGACGCTGCTGAAGACCCTGAACGCCGTGCTTGCCGGCTGA
- a CDS encoding chemotaxis protein CheW, with translation MSDSPTPFQRLLEIDSRCRALAAGLPSQQEAVQTWAGIGFRMGGRLFVAPMGEVGEILHEPRYTLLPGVKTWVKGVANVRGRLLPVMDLCGYFGLELSPLRKQRRVLVVDHQDVFAGLTVDEVFGMQHFPVDAFSEQLPPVEASIQPFIHGVFQREQPWLVFSPHALAAHQTFLDVAY, from the coding sequence ATGTCGGATTCGCCTACGCCGTTTCAGCGACTCCTGGAGATCGATAGCCGCTGCCGGGCGTTGGCTGCCGGACTGCCTTCGCAACAGGAGGCCGTCCAAACCTGGGCGGGGATTGGTTTTCGTATGGGGGGGCGATTGTTTGTCGCTCCAATGGGGGAGGTTGGTGAGATTCTCCACGAACCGCGTTACACCTTGTTGCCCGGCGTGAAAACCTGGGTCAAGGGTGTAGCCAACGTGCGTGGCAGGTTGTTGCCGGTCATGGATCTGTGCGGCTATTTCGGCCTCGAGCTGTCTCCGCTGCGCAAGCAGCGGCGGGTGCTGGTGGTCGATCATCAGGATGTGTTCGCTGGTTTGACGGTCGACGAGGTCTTCGGCATGCAGCACTTCCCGGTGGATGCTTTCTCCGAGCAGCTGCCGCCGGTCGAGGCGTCGATTCAACCCTTCATTCATGGCGTCTTCCAGCGCGAGCAACCCTGGCTGGTGTTCAGCCCTCACGCGCTGGCCGCGCATCAGACATTTCTGGACGTGGCGTATTGA
- a CDS encoding methyl-accepting chemotaxis protein, whose translation MKKMNANALLAGVRSNTLIAGLFILLIVSMVLLFVNFAYINTQADYDNEYIGHAGELRVLSQRIAKNAVEAAAGTAEAFDSLKEARNDFSERWGYLSEGDDRIGLPAVPQSLQAEVAAVQQDWDTLRQNTDAILASKQTVLSLHQVAATLAETIPQLQVEYEEVVDILLESGAPAAQVSVAQRQSLLAERILGSVNKVLSGDQDSVQAADMFGRDASLFGRVLNAMLEGNEAMGITRVNDAEALDRLAAISELFQFVSGSVDEILETSPELFQVRESSNSIFEVSQTLLDKTSALTQGLQGRADARYANTLAGYVLGALALASILLIGLVMVQETRRRLSETAEKNERNQTAILRLLDEIGDLADGDLTVAATVTEDFTGAIADSINYSIDQLRDLVETINQTAVQVSGAAQETQATAMHLAEASEHQAQEIAGASAAINEMAVSIDQVSANAAESSAVAERSVAIANKGNEVVHNTITGMDNIREQIQDTSKRIKRLGESSQEIGDIVSLINDIADQTNILALNAAIQASMAGDAGRGFAVVADEVQRLAERSSAATKQIEALVKTIQTDTNEAVISMEQTTSEVVRGARLAQDAGVALEEIEKVSKSLAALIQNISNAARQQASSAGHISNTMNVIQEITSQTSSGTTATAKSIGNLAKMANEMRHSVSGFTLPATQDQA comes from the coding sequence ATGAAAAAAATGAACGCGAATGCACTGCTTGCAGGGGTCCGTAGCAATACGTTGATCGCCGGGCTGTTTATCCTTCTGATCGTGTCGATGGTGTTGTTGTTCGTGAACTTCGCGTACATCAATACCCAAGCCGACTATGACAATGAATACATCGGACACGCAGGTGAGCTGCGAGTTCTGTCTCAGCGCATCGCAAAGAACGCTGTAGAGGCGGCCGCCGGTACCGCGGAAGCGTTCGATTCGTTGAAAGAAGCACGCAACGACTTCAGCGAGCGTTGGGGTTATCTATCCGAAGGCGATGATCGCATCGGCTTGCCAGCGGTTCCGCAATCGTTGCAGGCCGAGGTCGCGGCAGTGCAACAGGACTGGGACACGCTGCGGCAGAACACCGACGCCATCCTTGCTAGCAAGCAGACCGTGCTGTCGCTGCATCAGGTTGCGGCAACCCTCGCCGAGACCATTCCTCAACTGCAGGTCGAATACGAGGAAGTGGTGGATATCCTGCTGGAAAGTGGCGCGCCGGCCGCCCAGGTATCCGTGGCTCAGCGGCAATCGCTGCTCGCCGAACGGATTCTGGGTTCGGTGAACAAAGTGCTTTCCGGCGACCAGGACTCGGTACAGGCGGCCGACATGTTCGGCCGTGACGCGAGTTTGTTCGGTCGCGTACTCAACGCGATGCTCGAAGGCAACGAAGCCATGGGCATCACCCGCGTCAATGATGCCGAAGCGCTGGATCGCCTGGCTGCGATTTCCGAGCTGTTCCAGTTCGTGTCGGGCTCGGTGGACGAGATCCTTGAAACCTCTCCCGAACTGTTCCAGGTTCGCGAATCGTCGAACAGTATCTTCGAGGTCTCGCAGACCCTGCTCGACAAGACGTCGGCGCTGACCCAAGGCCTTCAGGGGCGTGCCGATGCCCGATACGCCAACACGTTGGCCGGCTATGTGCTCGGTGCGCTGGCGCTGGCCTCGATCCTGTTGATCGGTCTGGTCATGGTCCAGGAGACCCGTCGTCGCTTGAGCGAGACGGCCGAGAAGAACGAGCGTAACCAGACGGCGATTCTGCGCCTGCTCGACGAAATCGGTGACCTGGCGGACGGTGACCTGACCGTGGCGGCAACCGTTACCGAAGACTTCACCGGCGCGATCGCCGATTCGATCAACTACTCCATCGACCAGCTGCGTGATCTGGTCGAAACCATCAATCAGACGGCCGTACAGGTATCCGGCGCCGCGCAGGAAACCCAGGCGACCGCGATGCATCTGGCCGAGGCTTCCGAGCACCAGGCGCAGGAAATCGCCGGGGCATCCGCGGCGATCAACGAAATGGCCGTATCGATTGACCAGGTATCGGCTAACGCCGCCGAATCCTCCGCGGTAGCCGAGCGTTCGGTAGCGATCGCCAACAAGGGCAACGAAGTGGTGCACAACACCATCACCGGCATGGACAACATCCGTGAACAGATCCAGGACACCTCCAAGCGCATCAAGCGTCTCGGTGAATCGTCCCAGGAGATCGGTGACATCGTTAGCCTGATCAACGACATTGCCGACCAGACCAACATTCTGGCATTGAACGCGGCCATTCAGGCTTCGATGGCGGGCGATGCGGGCCGGGGCTTCGCCGTGGTTGCGGACGAAGTACAGCGACTCGCCGAGCGCTCCTCCGCGGCGACCAAGCAGATCGAAGCGCTGGTCAAGACGATTCAGACGGACACCAACGAAGCGGTTATCTCGATGGAGCAGACCACCTCCGAGGTGGTTCGCGGTGCCCGCCTGGCCCAGGACGCGGGTGTTGCCCTGGAAGAGATCGAGAAGGTATCGAAGAGCCTTGCGGCACTCATCCAGAACATCTCCAACGCCGCACGGCAGCAGGCTTCGTCGGCTGGCCATATCTCCAACACCATGAACGTCATTCAGGAAATCACCTCGCAGACGTCGTCAGGTACCACCGCCACTGCGAAGAGCATCGGTAACCTCGCGAAGATGGCCAACGAGATGCGCCACTCGGTATCCGGCTTCACGTTGCCGGCAACGCAGGACCAGGCTTGA
- a CDS encoding protein-glutamate O-methyltransferase, with amino-acid sequence MQPSVDWSLRPLADMSSAEFHDWQALLEERSGLVVTEQRRTFLQANLSSRMREIGVTDYASYYRQVTDGPRGAVEWSTLMDRLTVQETRFFRHPPSFALLCNYMRQRHESRDSAAQPWSLWSVGCASGEETYSLAICAAEALGHGQAEATYGVIGTDISLNALARSREGLYTHRRLEQLDPELRKRYFQQRADERFQVIPSLASRVCFAKLNVLELASAPMSDMDVIFCQNLLIYFRRWRRREILNRLVERMVPGGLLVIGVGEVVGWQHPELVPVADSQVLAFIRKSL; translated from the coding sequence ATGCAGCCAAGTGTTGACTGGTCATTGAGACCCTTGGCCGATATGTCGTCAGCGGAGTTTCATGACTGGCAGGCCTTGCTCGAAGAGCGCTCGGGCCTGGTGGTCACCGAGCAGCGTAGGACGTTCCTTCAGGCGAACCTGAGCAGCCGCATGCGCGAAATCGGAGTGACTGATTACGCCAGCTACTATCGCCAGGTGACCGACGGTCCCAGGGGCGCGGTGGAATGGTCGACTCTGATGGATCGCCTGACGGTCCAGGAGACGCGCTTCTTCCGCCACCCGCCCTCGTTCGCCCTGCTCTGTAACTATATGCGGCAGCGCCACGAGTCGCGTGATAGCGCGGCGCAGCCCTGGTCGTTATGGAGTGTCGGATGCGCCAGCGGCGAGGAAACCTATTCGCTCGCGATCTGTGCAGCCGAGGCGCTGGGCCATGGGCAGGCCGAGGCGACTTATGGCGTGATCGGTACCGATATCAGCCTCAATGCTTTGGCGCGTTCACGCGAGGGCCTGTACACCCACCGACGGCTCGAGCAGTTGGATCCTGAACTGCGCAAACGGTATTTCCAGCAGCGTGCGGACGAGCGATTCCAAGTTATACCGAGCCTGGCGTCACGCGTTTGCTTTGCCAAACTCAACGTATTGGAGCTGGCGAGCGCACCAATGTCCGATATGGACGTCATTTTTTGTCAGAACCTGTTGATCTATTTCCGTCGCTGGCGCCGCCGCGAAATCCTCAATCGCCTGGTCGAGCGCATGGTGCCTGGGGGCTTGCTGGTGATCGGCGTGGGCGAGGTGGTCGGCTGGCAGCACCCGGAGCTGGTGCCCGTGGCTGATAGTCAGGTTTTGGCCTTTATCCGGAAAAGTTTATGA